In Sardina pilchardus chromosome 8, fSarPil1.1, whole genome shotgun sequence, a genomic segment contains:
- the commd10 gene encoding COMM domain-containing protein 10, translated as MATIIKETLSIKEAMTHINTIDISKFSRLLSRILQKLHLKTERPFSEEEEEKLQSALSMERPVLTLVLETISFILEQAVYHNTKPATLKQQLEALGMEPDKADTLCQAWTTTGPDVIEKIRERIFAPKKLEQVGWQMSLQMGQSNQAKLKAPHAVLELGLQNEDTEERENVLVEFNHQQLLEFYHKLETIQAQLDSLT; from the exons ATGGCTACTATCATTAAGGAAACGCTTAG TATTAAGGAGGCAATGACGCATATTAACACGATTGACATCAGCAAGTTCTCTCGGCTCCTCTCGCGAATATTGCAGAAACTACATCTAAAG ACAGAGCGCCCTtttagtgaggaggaggaagagaagctgCAGAGTGCTCTATCCATGGAGAGGCCTGTCCTAACTCTGGTGCTGGAGACCATCTCTTTCATTTTGGAACAG GCTGTGTACCACAACACAAAGCCAGCCACTCTGAAGCAACAGCTGGAGGCATTAGGCATGGAGCCAGATAAGGCAGACACTCTCTGCCAGGCTTGGACCACCACTGGCCCAGATGTCATTGAGAAGATCCGAGAGAGAATCTTTGCTCCTAAAAAG CTGGAGCAGGTTGGCTGGCAAATGAGTCTGCAGATGGGCCAGTCCAACCAGGCCAAGCTCAAGGCCCCTCATGCTGTGCTGGAGCTGGGACTTCAAAATGAAGATACAgag GAACGTGAGAATGTCCTAGTGGAGTTCAACCATCAGCAGCTGCTGGAGTTCTACCACAAG CTAGAGACGATACAAGCTCAGCTGGACTCGCTCACTTGA